From the genome of uncultured Bacteroides sp.:
CAGAAATTACTCCGAATTTAATCTTTTCACTTTTTACTTCAATAAATATAACCCAATTATTAGTAGCAAGAGGAGCACATAATTTTATGGCATCTTTAAATTGGGCAATGTCTAAATCATTTTCTTTAATGTGAATTACTTTCTTTGGGATTGTATCAAATACCCTCAAATTATCAGTCAGAATAACTTCTGGATATAAATGGATACCTTCTTCATAATAATCAGATATTTTATTTATAAGTTCAAGAATTCCCTCAGTTGTTTTCTCATTTTTACTAAACCCTTCATCATATAAAAACTCAGAAATATTCTCTAACATACTCTTCCTTAAAGATGCTTGTTTACTGTATTGCTTTCCCATAAATATTATATATTCTCATATTTTGATTAAGTAGGATGATGTTTATGTTTACTGTAAATATTGTCCAAAATTAAGTATAAATATTTATATATGTGAAAATTTAGTTATTAATTTATTGTTCTTATGTAATTTATTTTGTTTTTTTAATTTCTTTACTATTAATTTATCTGTTTTTTTATAGAAAAAGTTGTGCTATATTTTTTGTGCATATGTTTTTATCAAAAGAGAGCTAATACATTTGTTTTCATAATATGTAACCTTACAATGAAGGTTTATATTTCTTCTACAGTCATTACAAAACCGCCCTTTCTTCGTCCTTATAGTTAACACATTATATTAACGAAAAAAGAAATGATAAAGAAAGGACTTCTTACACTTGGTTTATTATCGGCTTTTATGGCTTTGCCGGCACAGGAAAAAGCCTTAATGAATACCTCGAAAAGTAAGTATGCACAACTTACTAACGTTGATTTGTCGGCTGTGAAGTGGACTAATGGCTTTTGGGGTGATAGATTCCGCATTTGCAAAGACACTATGCTTATCAGCATGTGGAATACATGGAATGCTCCTGAGATTTCACATGGTTTCCGCAACTTTGAAGTGGCTGCCGGTGTGTGTCCGGGTGAACATTGGGGACCTCCTTTCCACGATGGCGATTTTTATAAATGGCTGGAAGGTGTGGCTGCTGTGTATGCGGTAAATAAAGATCCGAAGTTGGATGCGCTGATGGATAAGGCTGTTGCTGTTATCGTGAAGGCGCAACGTGAAGACGGATATATTCATACTCCGGTTATTATCGAAGAAAAAAATAAAGGCGTCGACTCTCACAAAGCGAAGAAAGAAGAAGTTATTGGAACAAAAGTGGGGGGCGCCAATGAAGTGGGTGCTTTTGCTAACCGCCTGAACTTTGAAACTTATAATCTTGGTCACTTGATGATGGCGGGCTGTATACATTACAGAGCTACCGGAAAGAAGACTTTGTTCAATGCTGCTATCAAGGCGACTGATTTCCTTTGCCATTTCTACGAAACTGCTTCGGCTGAACTTGCCCGCAATGCTATATGTCCTTCTCACTATATGGGTGTGGTAGAGATGTATCGTGCAACCGGTAATCCTCGTTACCTGGAATTGGCTAAGAATCTAATTAATATTCGCGGTATGGTGAAGAATGGAACTGATGATAATCAAGATCGTATTCCTTTCCGCGACCAGAAGAAGGCTATGGGACATGCTGTTCGTGCTAATTATCTATATGCCGGTGTGGCAGATGTATATGCAGAAACCGGAGAAAAGGTGTTAAAGGATAATCTGGAATCTATATGGGAAGATATTGTTAATCGAAAGATGTATGTAACGGGCGCTTGCGGTGCTTTGTATGACGGTACTTCTCCTGATGGAACTTGCTACGAACCGGATTCTATTCAGAAAGTACACCAGTCTTATGGTCGTGCTTACCAATTACCTAACAGTACGGCTCACAATGAGTCATGTGCGAATATTGGAAATATGCTTTTCAACTGGCGTATGTTGCAGACTACCGGTGAAGAGAAGTATGCTGATGTAATGGAGACTTCTCTTTATAACAGTGTGCTTGCAGGTGTTAGCTTGGATGGAAAGAAATTCTTCTATACAAATCCTTTGCGTTTGTCTAAGGATTTTCCTTATACATTGAGATGGCCTAGAGAACGTACTTCATACATTAGCTGTTTCTGCTGTCCTCCAAATACTGTTCGTACTTTGTGCGAAGCGCAGAACTATGCATATAGTATCTCACAAAAAGGTGTTTGGTTCAACTTATACGGTGGTAACCAA
Proteins encoded in this window:
- a CDS encoding glycoside hydrolase family 127 protein, encoding MALPAQEKALMNTSKSKYAQLTNVDLSAVKWTNGFWGDRFRICKDTMLISMWNTWNAPEISHGFRNFEVAAGVCPGEHWGPPFHDGDFYKWLEGVAAVYAVNKDPKLDALMDKAVAVIVKAQREDGYIHTPVIIEEKNKGVDSHKAKKEEVIGTKVGGANEVGAFANRLNFETYNLGHLMMAGCIHYRATGKKTLFNAAIKATDFLCHFYETASAELARNAICPSHYMGVVEMYRATGNPRYLELAKNLINIRGMVKNGTDDNQDRIPFRDQKKAMGHAVRANYLYAGVADVYAETGEKVLKDNLESIWEDIVNRKMYVTGACGALYDGTSPDGTCYEPDSIQKVHQSYGRAYQLPNSTAHNESCANIGNMLFNWRMLQTTGEEKYADVMETSLYNSVLAGVSLDGKKFFYTNPLRLSKDFPYTLRWPRERTSYISCFCCPPNTVRTLCEAQNYAYSISQKGVWFNLYGGNQLDTKLTDGSALKLTQVSDYPWDGKVVTTVDKVASKKAFSMNFRIPEWCEKATLTVNGKPVDADLSAGKYAEVNRVWKKGDVVELNLAMTVKLMESNPLVEETRNQTVVKRGPLVYCLESMDVEGGQSIDNVLIPANIQLTPNKITIDGSPIVALDGEAQLMNEGSWKGTLYKQVSDSSKKVKIRLIPYYAWGNRGKADMTVWMPLAR